Proteins from one Planctomyces sp. SH-PL62 genomic window:
- a CDS encoding DUF1559 domain-containing protein, translating to MRASRPRSSTGFTLIELLVVIAIIAVLIALLLPAVQSAREAARRMQCTNNLKQMGLAIHNYHDAQGQFPAGYLSLVGGNSIMGAPDAETRDTGPGWAWGTMILPYMEQATVYAALNVNLPSWDAANFTGARVSVATFLCPSVADSTRVYDVKSKSGSTMATFSRAHYGANSGRQEAWAYVADDWASLSDGAFYRNGRVRVASVTDGLSNTVFLGEHTSSLSDKTWVGVVPGAVGCPTPKFAFSSCDVAATQVLLHSGPNPWETPPLVHPPNSRLAKICGMYSDHPGGCNVLMGDGSVRFASSSISQVVWPALATRAGGEIISSDQF from the coding sequence ATGCGAGCCTCACGTCCCCGGTCCTCGACCGGATTCACGTTGATCGAGTTGCTGGTCGTGATCGCGATCATCGCCGTCCTGATCGCCCTGCTGTTGCCCGCCGTGCAGTCGGCCCGCGAGGCCGCCCGTCGGATGCAGTGCACGAACAACCTGAAGCAGATGGGCCTGGCCATCCACAACTACCACGACGCGCAGGGGCAATTCCCCGCAGGCTACCTGAGTCTGGTCGGCGGCAACTCCATCATGGGCGCGCCCGACGCCGAGACTCGGGACACCGGGCCGGGGTGGGCCTGGGGCACCATGATCTTGCCCTACATGGAGCAGGCGACGGTCTACGCCGCGCTGAACGTCAATCTCCCTTCCTGGGACGCGGCGAACTTCACCGGAGCGAGGGTTTCCGTGGCGACCTTCCTCTGCCCGTCGGTGGCCGACTCCACGCGGGTTTACGACGTGAAGAGCAAGTCCGGCTCGACGATGGCGACCTTCAGCCGCGCCCACTACGGCGCCAATTCGGGGCGTCAGGAAGCCTGGGCGTACGTCGCCGACGACTGGGCGTCGCTCTCGGACGGCGCGTTCTACCGCAACGGCCGGGTGCGAGTCGCCAGCGTCACCGACGGGCTCTCGAACACCGTCTTCCTCGGTGAGCACACCTCGTCGCTGAGCGACAAGACGTGGGTCGGCGTGGTGCCGGGCGCGGTCGGTTGCCCGACCCCCAAGTTCGCGTTCTCCTCGTGCGACGTGGCCGCGACCCAGGTTCTCCTGCACAGCGGCCCGAACCCGTGGGAGACCCCGCCGCTGGTCCATCCCCCCAACTCGCGGCTCGCCAAGATCTGCGGGATGTACTCCGACCACCCCGGCGGCTGCAACGTCCTCATGGGCGACGGCAGCGTCCGGTTCGCCAGCTCCAGCATCAGCCAGGTCGTCTGGCCGGCCCTCGCCACCCGCGCCGGGGGCGAGATCATCAGTTCCGACCAGTTCTGA